Genomic window (Cucumis sativus cultivar 9930 chromosome 2, Cucumber_9930_V3, whole genome shotgun sequence):
GAATAGTAGGCTTAGTGAAACGTGAAGAAACCACAAAGTAATAATCCTTTGGTAAATTGTTAAGAGACACCAAAACAGCAGCAGATTGGCCAGGATGAATATCCAATGATTCGTAAACTTCTTGAACTGTGTGAGCTCCTTCTACTTCCACAAGTGTCATTAAATGTCCTTGAATCCTAAAGTTTATCGATGTTGCTATCCCAACATTTGATATCCTCAACTTGTATGTTAGCCCTATAcagaaacaatatataatttaattactacaTATGTACTTATATCGATCATATATAGTTAACAATATAACGAAGTGAATATTATATTGTTACCTTTTTTAAGAGTTAGTGTTAAACTAGGTTGTCCATTGATAAGAAGACGATTAGGTAAAGGCAGCAAAATTCCCGAATCCAACTTCTTACGCAACGTCTGCACAAAATGACATACCATTAATGAGTACTTCTAATGTAGCTTAAAATTATGTAAAGGTTTGAATTACGATTTACTACTAGCTAGTAGACATATAATGTATAGTAGGAATGAGAAGAAAGTAGAAATTACCTTATGGTCGGTATTGTACCAGTCGCTGATGAGAAGGTCGACCTCGGCAGCGGGAATGGGGTAGGGAGTTGTTATGACACTTCTAGGTTGAATTACAAAGGCTCCAAAGCCACCAGAAGCCCTTTGGAAGTTGATGGAAGGGAAGTATGTGAAAGTTCCAATTTGATCTTTAACTTGGAATTTGTATGTCCAATTTGAGTTTGGAGGGATTGGGCAATTTGTCCCTAACACCCCATCTTGCCATGATGTCCTCCTTTGCTTCACTCCACTCCTAAATTTATTCACATAATTCCAatgacaaattaattaaatatgtatacACTTTCATAGGatcaattatatatgaaaattcttTTGCATTACATTTATAAGGGTCTTATcttgatttataattaataattaagtttgaggACTCACCATGTAAAGAGAAAAGGCTCATCAAGCTTGTTAATGACATTCACAATTATGTTGTCATTTGTCACACACTCTATCTTTGGGGCTGGAAATTGCCCATTCACAAGGATTACCTAtgcaaaaaattataacacaatattaaattttgatttttttgttgcataaactttttcatctttaattacaaaattgaaaaaaaaaatgcagttcttgaagttaatttattctttattttcccTATATTTTGCACTTGCTTTCACTTTAGTTCCTACAATCTGGTTAAAATCTTTCCAAATAcagttgttgttattattagaGGGCAATACTTTTCTTACTTGAAACACCCGTTTTAGTTAAGTTAATTAGGGTTTAAAGGTTGTTTAATTagttacaaattaattactttttttaaaaaaaatggctaCGTCttggtaaaaaagaaatgagttAAGAGCACAAAAAGTGTGGAATTGAAATTGGGTCGTTCAATACACATGTCCAACCAAATTActcttcatttttaataatgcaTACTATACTATAGACATCACATGAAAATATCTTATCGTTAATAAAATCAACCTAACAAACTTACATTATACGATGAAACATGAATGGAGCTAGAACTTAACttaaacacaaaaaagaattaacaaaGATGATTGTGAACTTGAAACTTGAAACGTGACCGTATAAAAGTGCAACAATGGTTTCTCTTCATCGTgttattcatttcattttaacttttacaagtgttttcaaaattatataatttgaaatgaggtataaattttgaaaaagaactgTAGATCACAAATGAGGTTGAAATTTGTGTCATGAACCATAAATTAGAGGAGAGGTAAAACCTTTTGATTAAACCCAAGAGGAGCACGTGTACCGTAGGTGACTTGAAAAGTGAAATATCTATATGGGTCTTCAGCATTCACCCATCCCAAACTACAACAAAccaatagtacaataattcCCAAGCTCAAATTCATTACCAAATTCCCCTCTCTCATTCTTAATTCTAAGTACTTCCTTAGCAGCTTCCTgcatggaaaagaaaaagtaattaatcTCAAAGCTTAAGGGCATGcagcgagagagagagagagagagagagagagatcaggtgaagaagaaagaggaagtCATGTTGAGAGAGAATAACCTTAATAAAAGatatgaaggaaaaatgataataagtgtaaagaaagagagaagaaagtgaaTGGGAATTAAGTAGAGAGAAGGGGTTcgttgtattatatatatttatgttaagGAAAggatagaagaagaagatgatgagtTTAGGGTTTGATTTAAGGAAGGGGTGAAGGGGACACCACGAGGTTCTGCAATTGTATTCGCCGGATTTCATGGCTAACTTAACTTGCCCTTCTCTTTCCTTCAATAccattcttatttttatatataaatcttaACCACTCTCTTACTCCTCCCTACTTCAACCAAGGAGTGAACGAAGTTGTGAATATATCTCTTTCACGACGTTTTTTATTATCGTTTTTACGGTGTCTTTTCGActagttttatattattttcgaGAGAACttatctatcttttttttccttttcttcgtctttatctcttttttcctttcttaattaagattcaataaaaaaatgtatattcattcaaaatttacatttttttcttacaatatatatatatatattaaatgattttcaacTACACCCAaaacattttaacttttcaatcACTTgtgatctttttattttacaatttatgaAGTGGCATAACTAATCCTTTTCACCTTGAGACAAATATTACAAACTCTACGTTACAATTTTACctatttctttcattattttgaagatttatattaaatgtttactattttaaaattcttttgacGATATATTCATTGACACGTATGTACTTTTGAACTAGTTTATATGTAAAGAGTATACGCTACCACAATATAATATGTTTGGAGTTTAGATTTCAAACCTTCAAGTTAAGAAAGAGTAAACTATGCTTAGATGAAACATGAAACATATAGATATATTCATTTGCTTGGGTTTTCTCATATctaaatacatatacatatatatatatatatataatttgctTCATTTACAAGAAGGGTACTTGTGATTAATGAAATGTTTAATGGAATAGGGTTAGATTTTGGAGGGCAGAAACTAAAaagtatcaaaattttcatggTATTTTGATATATACAACCTACAtagttatgatttttcttcaaaattttagaaagtgTTTAAGGTGTGCTTTGTAAGAACCCACATCCAATCCATGACTCGttatgatgaaaaagaaaatctatctTAATTTGATactaaaatgttaatatatagTTCATAGTATAATTAGTACGATCACATCATCAATTCCTTTCCTTAGAGGTTTCAATCATCTCTATActaaataaagataatttaaatttattttattacaaaaagtAGGAGtagtttgataaaaaagaagttcGTCCAAAATATCAAACTCCATCTATATACATTACAAGTTTATGAAGTGTAGGTAAGTCGGAAACACATAACTTGCTtcttgttattgttgttaatAAGATTGAACTTATTTCCCAATAATTCTATTCCAAAATGAAGAATGAATTGGATGGAGTGTGATTtattaagaattaattttaaaattgtatatatattatattatagtttatgaACATAGTTTAGTGTGAGAtccaaaacatatttataattaatttaaatagtgGAAGTGTGTAGGAAAAGTGAAGAGGAAGAGTTGGgtaataaatttgattagaAGCGAAGTGACTGGCTACTGGGTGTGTCGGTGGCAAAGTTGGCTGGCGAATGGGCGATGCTACA
Coding sequences:
- the LOC101206164 gene encoding L-ascorbate oxidase homolog, with protein sequence MREGNLVMNLSLGIIVLLVCCSLGWVNAEDPYRYFTFQVTYGTRAPLGFNQKVILVNGQFPAPKIECVTNDNIIVNVINKLDEPFLFTWSGVKQRRTSWQDGVLGTNCPIPPNSNWTYKFQVKDQIGTFTYFPSINFQRASGGFGAFVIQPRSVITTPYPIPAAEVDLLISDWYNTDHKTLRKKLDSGILLPLPNRLLINGQPSLTLTLKKGLTYKLRISNVGIATSINFRIQGHLMTLVEVEGAHTVQEVYESLDIHPGQSAAVLVSLNNLPKDYYFVVSSRFTKPTILTTVGILRYEGSSIPPSKPLPIGPTYQLHWSMKQARTIRLNLTANAARPNPQGSFHYGNITVVRRLILENSLRKIKGALRCAVNSVSYVDPPTPLKLADWFKIDGVFDFKTFTDVPTSRPAMLGVSVVNITLHDFVEIVFQNNENTVQAWHFDGTSFYVVGYGSGVWSYKMRKRYNLVDGISRHTVQVYPRSWTAILVSLDNKGMWNLRSTIWWRNYLGQQLYVRVWNDEKSLYTETDIPPNALKCGKASKY